The DNA window TCCGTTGATATCTGGTAAAAAGACATCTAATAAAATTAATTGCGGCGTAAATATTGTTAGTAATTCTAAAGCCTGTTCTCCAGATCCTGCTGTCGCAACAATAGTGAAATGCTCTAATTTCTTAGTAAACTGCTCATAAATTTGCGCAGCTGTAGAATCATCTTCTATAATCATGACATTAATTTGATTTTCAGTCATATCGATTCTTCCTTTTCGTTATTTAATAGCTTTGGGATAACTAATGTGAATCTTGCCCCTTGTAACATACTTTTGCTTATGTACAGTTCGCCTTTAAGCAACTCTACAGATCTTTTAACAATGTTCAATCCAATCCCGTGATTTTCACCTTTTTTCGTTGTGTAACCATCTATAAAAATCATATTTTCTACTTCTTTTGATATCCCTTGCCCATCGTCTTCAACTTCAAAAATCAGGTCATTTCCTACATCTGTAAAAGATACCAATACGTGCCCTTTATGTTCTCGCACAGCCTCGAGCGCATTATCAATTAAATTCCCCAAGATGGAAACAACGTTTTTTGCATCTTCGATATCTAAAGTACTTGTTAAGTTACTATCTTGATCAATTTCTAAAGTGACGTCTAATTCTTTCGAACGATTGACCTTTCCAAGTAAGCATGCCGCAATCAAAGGATCCTTTACAGAAGACATTAAAAAAGAAAGAATATCTTGGCGTTCCTTTACCTCTGATGAAATCATTTGCATGACATGCTCGTATTTCTTTAACCTTAACAATCCATAAATCACGTTCAGCTTATTTAAAAATTCGTGATTTTGAGCGCGTAAATTATCAGAGAACATTTTAATTTTAGAAATCTCTTCAGTCAATTCTTCAATTTGTGATAAAGTTCTTATGGTAAGGACGATACCTTGCACTTCTTTTTTTCTTACAATAGGAGATAAATCTAAAATATACTGCTGACCATCTAGTAGAAGGGATTGGTTAGAATACACGCATTGTTCTTCTATTGCTTGATCAATTAGCTGTCCTAAACGGGCGTTCTTTATCTCTCCTCCTAGTGCTAAATGAAGGTTATCAAAGAGCTCTCTAGCCCTTCTATTCATCGACGTTACATATTTTTCTACATTTACAGTAACAGTAGCATCTCGAATGGATTCAAGGGTAGCCTCTTTTTCTTTAAAAAGAAAGGAAATTTCCTCCGGTTCCAGTCCAAATATTAGTCTTTTTACCCGCCTTGCAATGAAGAAAGCTCCAAATGCTCCAATAAGAAAAGGAATACAGGACAATTTAATAATTTTTATTCTATAATCATTAATCTGTTTTTCTATATTGCTTACAAGAAACCCTACCGAAGAAACGCCTATTACGTTTCCTTGGTTATCCCATATGGGGGTTTTGGCTTTAATTGCAAATCCTGAAATTCCTTTTCCTTTATAAATAATGGATTGATGCTCTTTTAAAGAAGCTTCATTGCTTGTTTTGGTATGTTTTCCAATGTAACCAATATTGGGATGAGAATAGCGTATTCCTTTATCATTAGCGATGGTGACGTAATCTGCCCCAGTGGTTTTTCTTATTTTTTCAGCAACAGGTTGGATGTGCTCAGAAGGATTTTTATGCTTAAAAGCTTTTACAATAATTTTATCTTCAGAAGCTAATTTTGCTACAGTCATAGCTTGCTTACCTACATATTTTTCGACAATTTCATCTACCATTGCAGAAAATAAAATGCATACAAGGACGGTACTAACAAGAATAACTACCGTGATGAGTAATGTAATTTGGGCAAGTAAGCTAGGTCTTCTATTCACATAGAGAAAACGCATACATTCCTCCTTTTAATGAAATAAAATTTCGGCCGTTATTTTAAGTGTAGCATAAAAAAAAGGAAGTTTAGCGCCAAACTTTAAATGTTTATAAACAGACTTCTAAAGGGAAAAACAAACCGAATAAACGCTTGACTTAAAGTACACTTTAATAATTATAATCAATTCGAAAAAATCTAAAATGGAGGAATAGACATAAAATATACAGTAATCACTGGCGCAAGTTCGGGAATTGGATATGAAACAGCTTTAGCTTTTGCAGCATGCGGAAAAAATCTTATATTAGCTGCACGTAGAGAGGA is part of the Priestia aryabhattai genome and encodes:
- a CDS encoding ATP-binding protein, which produces MRFLYVNRRPSLLAQITLLITVVILVSTVLVCILFSAMVDEIVEKYVGKQAMTVAKLASEDKIIVKAFKHKNPSEHIQPVAEKIRKTTGADYVTIANDKGIRYSHPNIGYIGKHTKTSNEASLKEHQSIIYKGKGISGFAIKAKTPIWDNQGNVIGVSSVGFLVSNIEKQINDYRIKIIKLSCIPFLIGAFGAFFIARRVKRLIFGLEPEEISFLFKEKEATLESIRDATVTVNVEKYVTSMNRRARELFDNLHLALGGEIKNARLGQLIDQAIEEQCVYSNQSLLLDGQQYILDLSPIVRKKEVQGIVLTIRTLSQIEELTEEISKIKMFSDNLRAQNHEFLNKLNVIYGLLRLKKYEHVMQMISSEVKERQDILSFLMSSVKDPLIAACLLGKVNRSKELDVTLEIDQDSNLTSTLDIEDAKNVVSILGNLIDNALEAVREHKGHVLVSFTDVGNDLIFEVEDDGQGISKEVENMIFIDGYTTKKGENHGIGLNIVKRSVELLKGELYISKSMLQGARFTLVIPKLLNNEKEESI